TAGATATAGCTTCTCCACCACTTGTTCCTTTCCACATGCCTGATCGAGGGCGATGATCCTCCCATACATATTTTCCACCCCTAAATCAACAAGGGATATCCACATATACAAATCTTATTTTAGAAGAGGACTATAGGTAGACATAGAAAGCGAAGCAAGACATGCATAACTTCATATTACACCCACTAACCTGTCCATTCTGCAAAGGAATGGCAAATCCAGTACAGTGCCACTATGACAGGAGTCTATAATTGCATGAAGCTTGACTCCATGTGGAAGGGGCTTAACAATTGTTGCATTTATCTCATCATCGACAATCATACCCTGGGTTTCGAAGTCAAGGGGACAAAGGGTTTCATCATATCCATCAACTTCATCATCATGATAAGCCCTCTGCCGTGAACCATGACCAGAGTAGTGAAACACAAGGGAGTCACCTGGTTGGCATCCTTGTACAAGCCAATGTAATGCCATTCTAATGTTGTATTTATTTGGAATCTTAGCTGGGTGAGTTTCTTCTTCTGCAGTACAAAATATGTAAAGAATTAACAGTATACATGTTAAAAAATAAGAATACAAAATACAATTTGCCAAAGGCTATTTACTTTCGCTTCGTATTTGCCAAATGATTTGCATCAAGACAAATTCGCAAGCATTTGCTTTGAGATGGGTATATAATTTTTCTGTGTCATTTGGTTACTAGAAAAGGATAATTTCATACTAGAAGGGGAAAGGTTATTAAGAAGCTTCTCTGTTTCCAGGTGAAGGCATATTTTGAAAGAAATGACACAACAAAAGTTAGCCCTTTTTGTCAACTCCTGATGATGACAGATTGAAGAACAAGACAAAATTAATTATCGTGATTAAAGTACTTGCAACTACAAATGACAATAACCAAGGGATGCAATATCATCCTGAAAGTACTGAAGCTGTGTGCTTACGAGCCTTGACTTAAACTAGGCCAGCTCTAGTTTTTCAAGTAGTTACCTTGCAGGAGAGCATTAAGCCAATAAATTTGTTGCAATAGCACGCAACGCTTAACCATTCCCTTGTCTTGTTCATGAAACAACCATTGCCCTCACAAGGGAGTAGAAGTTCAACATAACAGAACAAAATTGGAACTAAGAAGTCAGGCAGTCCCCAGACCCAGATACAactactctaaaaaaaaaaaaaaaaaaggtaccaACCCCTGCGGCCCTGCAGTTTCAATGGAATTTACATATTGCTCGCCAATAAAGTTTCTACATCCGCCCGACCACCCTTCACTGTAAGCTTCCTATTTAGTGTTAAGCTCAGATATGAAATTCATAAAGAGTCCCAAAAGCCTAAAAACCCCCCATTCCTGATCTAATCATCAAGTCATGCAAAATATGCTTAACAAGCTGGAAGATGCAACtgttaaacttccatcacctgaTGTATTTTAATTTTCCTCAAAGACGAcataaaagtataaaatcatGGTTGAATCAAGCCATCATGACCAGTAGTCAGCTACATTTAGGCATCGGTAATTACCTTACCAAATATGATGAAAATCACCCAAAAATTTCATCACACTCCTACTCTTATCTTCTCCTATAAATAACCGATTCGCTTTCCTATATACAACATTTATATCCAACTGCATTTCTCATTTAAACTTCCTCATAAAAAAACTACCCCAAATGCTTCAAACAGCTCCATTTCTCAAAAGTCTCAACCTTTATGATCTAAAGAGTCCAATATAACActtatatatgaatatataacTTGAATATAACAATCATATATAACAAGCAATGTGCAACATGATCCATACCAGTGAGCATGACAATGGATTCGTCGGGAAACTTGAACTTGTTGATGAGGAGATACCGCATGCATTTGGCGTCATTGATGCAACCCTTGAGCTCATGCCTCGAGTATTTATACGATATCCCGCAGATCACCGCCTTCTTCCGGCCGTGCACGCTCGGCGGAGGGCCCGGCGGCGCTTGGTTGTAGGGCGAGGGAGGAGGGGGAGGCGCGTGGCCGTAAGGAGAGGGAGGTGGGAGCGCGTGGGAGGAGGGAAGTGAGTGTAGGGAGCGTGGGTCCGCGATTAGGGTGACGGCCTGGCAGAGGGCGCAGCGGATCGACTGAGCGCCCGACGGAAGCTGGAGCGGGGTGTGGCAGTTGGAGCAGTTCACCAGCATATTGCTGTacatggtggcggtggcggtggcggtggcggtcgGATTTGGAATTTGGAGGAGAGGGCAGGGGTAGAATGGGAATCGAATTGAGttttgagagaaaaagagagatggATGGGAGGGAGGAAGAGGATTAAGAATTAAACTGGGTTTCGATTGGAACAAGAAAGACGAGGGTACGCACTGATTACGTCATTAATAACGCGTTAAATACGACCAAGTTTGACATATGATATCAAGGATAAGAGTTGATAGAATATCAAGGATAGACTATAGAGTTATTGGTAGAGGAGGAAAGTTCTACAAACTAATATTTTAAAATATtctagaacaaaaaaaaaggaaattaaattTATGTAGCTAGTTTGGCCTTTAATTAACCAGGTGGTTAGCTTGTTTTGCAAAGTTGGAAGGGTTCGGAAATTGGCACCGCACTGATGATTTGGGCGAAAGTGATCGCTGGCGTTTGCTCGGAAACCCCAAACCCAAAGCCAATATAGTTTACCATCTATGTACCGATTTTATTAAGTTTTTCGTTTTAGACTtgatcaaaatttaaaaaagatTCATCTTTTCACTTAAAGTATTTGTTTGGTTCACGAAATTAGAGCTTTGAAAAATGATTACGTCATACCTTATCATAAGTCTGTcctgatagaaaaaaaaaaaaaaatcggtgtctagttaaaagttaaaataatATAAGAGAGATTTGATCTATtttcacaaaaaagaaaaaaaagaaaaacaccgTTACCTTGACCTAGGGTTTAGTACTGTTATATCTACTTGGTGGCtataacaagtagaatatgtaTACTATAACAAGATCTTACTTGGTGGCTAAGTAATCGTAGTATTGATTGTCGCACATTGACTAGAATTCTAGTCTTCCTAGTAGAGCACGAGTACTCTCCGCTCCTCTATGATATTCATTCTGATGCGCTAATACCTCGATCTTAATCTGTTATAATGATATTCATTCTGATGCGCTGCTTATGTGCTGTCTCATCCTCCATAGACAGCAGCGAAGAATTTGAATGTGCTTCAATTCATCAGCTTCTCTTAAGGTGAGTTAATTTATCTGCAATAAGTACTTACATTGTCTCAATTAAGTTGTATTTTTTCCGAGATCATCAGCTGTTCTACATAGATTTTTCGTGTATAACATGTCAACTATGGAGCAAGGCACACGAAGGGATGCAGAATTGTTCAAATTCATACCCGAGGAAATTATGTTTGAAATCCTCACAAGATTATCAGTGAAATCTTTACTGAGATTCAGATGTGTTTGCAAATCTTGGAACTCATTAATTACCAGTCCAAATTTCATAAACAACCATCTTGAAAGACATGATATGGATAGTTCTTGTGACTATTTACTTGTCCAGACTGGTAGTGCAAAGTCACTCTTTTGTGCAAAAACATTTGTCAAGTATATGGACTTAGATCTTCCAAGTTGCGAGATGTATCTCGGTTTCAATGACTTCTTTGTTTATGGTTCGTGCAATGGATTGCTGTGCATCTGTGCTAACCATGCATATGGGCCTTTGAACAGTTCCATGTATATGTGGAATCCATCGAACAGAAAAATCAAGAGACTTCCACAAGGTCTTTACCAAAATGTGGGTATTAATGTCAGTCTCGGGTTTGGATTTCACCGTCAGAAAAACGACTATAAAGTTGTGAAGATTGTACATGGGGAAATTATGTACAAAGTTGAGGTCTACTCCCTTAGATTGAATTCATGGAGAGAACTTGGTGCAGTTCTCCCCATTTGGTCCTACTCTACATACCTAAACAAATCTGCAATACATGTCAATGGAGTTGTGTACTGGATGGTAAAGGAGAAAAACTCTGCAAGAtctttcatactttcttttgatATGGACAATGAGGTTTTCCAAAAGATGGAACTCCCTGAGAAACTAGTCGGAGGGATTGGTTCTGTTAGTATCCAAGTGTTTGAGAAATCCCTTTCTTTGATACACTTGAGAGAAGATGAGGATAATCTTGTAAGGCATGTTTCTTACTGTGACATCTGGGTTATGGGACTGGAAACATGGAAAATGATTCGCACGATTCTTCTACCGCAAGTGAGACTTTATCCAGCATATGGACGTATGGCATGGCCATTGAGCTTTACAACAGATGGAGTTTATATTGTAAGGCTGGATGAAAAAGAATTCCAAACTTTGGTTTTATTTGATCCTATATCGCAAGAAGCTGAGGCAATAACTAGAGTTAAACCGGGTTTTTATGGCTACATTACCTACATATACATGGAGGTCCACGCTTATAAAGAAACTCTAATTTTACTCGACTGAAttacgagttttttttttttttggtttttatcTTTGGTAAATTAACCTTTCATCCTTTTAAGAATTTCACTTCATGTATTCGTTGGGTTGGATTTGTCCATCTTATGTTACTTATTCGGTCTTCTACAgtttttcttctcttattttttattgtttagttACAGAAAAGGTCTACGTGCAGGGGCGGAGCCACGTGGGGACCcagtgggtcccgtgccccactgagttttatatatattttttaatttctgtaTATGAAAATCAATATAAGTAATTGAGAGTCTGTTAATTTCACTACAAGCCAACTTGGCGCAGTGGCAAGGCTGTTGGCTTGCATGAATTGTGCTAGGTCCCAGGTTCGAATCACACTTGTTATCTAGAAATATTAGTTTTCtcaattttccttttcttttatgaACATTAGCACAATTttttcttataattttaaaGTTATTCCATAATATAAAAATTGTCTAATAACTAAAAGTAATAAATTTTACTAATAAAATATgtcattttaaaaatattaatcttactataattttatcaaatttattattttttattaaaattttaggatatattttaaattctaatttttttttttctaaaatttctGAGTGCCCCAGTTGATATGAAACTTTGGCTCCGCCACTGTCTACGTGTTACCTTTCTATGATTAAGACTAAAATCTGGCTACTATAAGCAACTCTGCAGCATGAATTGGAGCTTCGGCACTTTTCATTAAACACTAGTTAGTGATAAACTTCTAGTCCAAAACATTTTGTGGTTCAAACGACAAGCTTCCCAAATCACACAAGTACATAGTTTGTGTAGCAAATTTTGTTGTTGTCTTGTTGATGTCAATGCCACAGATCAGTCCAGGATCATATTTTGTCTGCAACGAGTGCTTTGCACagtttcatcaataaacacttGTAGtcttactttttattttatcacaaaacaaaaagtcctTTTTGATCAAATTCCTAATGTTGTCTATTCTTTTGGGTTAGTCTTGGTGGTATAACTGATCGAGTTAACATTAGGTCAGGTCAGGTCAGAGGTTTGATACTCTCCaatctaacaaaaaaaaattcccatGTCGCGTTAAAAACACTATAAGAGATACTTGACTGCTAGTCTGCTACGGTTGGTTTGTCATTGTTGTTGCATTACTGGCCAGCTGGCcagttttctttttcactttgttTGCCTGGGCTTCTTGCCTCCATTGTACTCTTTCCTTGACTGTGCTAGCTTCCATTGTGctaaaaaaagaaaacgaaaaaaGTGAATGAATTATGAAACGAGGCGTACGTAGAAGGCCAGAAGGGGGTGTACAagttgttagtgtgagtcatcgttccctattaggaatagactgcaagggaatatattgttgtaaatacttaccttgtatatgtggtagtacagtagtacacaatagttgtagtactattgtaatctgtttatatacaccacagattgggtgtaataatatatcagaaaattcactaTCTCAATCTCGTTATATTtgagttggtatcagagcaaggATCTGAAAGGACTTTGTCCCTTGTTCTTTCTAAATTCAGTCAGAACCCCGTTGTTAGGGTTTGTTTGCATCCTCGGCGTCCGTCAAAACTTTGACTTCGGCGCCATCATCTCCACTTGTAATCCTAGGCGTCCGTCAAAGAACAATCACTTTGTCTTTGACTTCGGCGTCATCTCCAGGTTGCTGTGCATCAGATCCAGCATCAGATTGACATTCCACGGCATCATATCGGCATCAGACGAAGTTCAGACCTGTTCGTCGCACCCCAGGTCGTCGCTGTCGTCCAGAGTTGGTCGCACTCCGCTGCTGTCCCCAGGCTGTCGCCGGCCCGTCGTTTCTGCTCAACACTTCGGCCTCGTCCTCAGTCCAGGACCGCCGTCTCTCATCTTCGACCGGCTTCATCGTTGTGTTCAAGGCCGCTGTCGCTCGTCTCCAAGACCGCTGTCGCTCGACCAGTTCACAGATCGGTGATTCCAGATCGATTCCAGTCAGATCGTCAACTCGTCAGATCCATCTCCGGTCAACTCGGTGATTCCAGATCGAtctcaactcggtcaactcggTGAGTCAACCCGCCTCATCTCAGTGAATCAACCCAcctcaactcggtcaactcggTGATTGAGTCGGTCAACCCATTCAGCTTAGTCAAacaggttccaaaaaaaaaaaatttgttactatttgtttgattttgtttggaGACATTTGTTATTATTTCCGCTGCGCACTTTGGGATTTGTATATTTTTCTAgtgtattattgcaatgggtggtgatgacagtgaagGTCAGAGTTCTAAGACCAATGAGGTCCAGAGGGTTGAAGTCTCTGTCAAGaactcagaaggtggttcttttgggggtaccaaactcactggtgctaatttccgaacatggaagaagattatgtctgtttATCTCCGTGGGATACACaaaatggggcatgtgactggaacaatcaaggctcctAGTGAAGATAATGTGGAGGCCTAtactaagtgggaagatgatgatgggtttgtcatgtcaattctatttcgagccatgactgatgatgtgctacaaaTGGTAGAGGagtgtgaaactgctgaggtgatatggaagacgttgggagatctctatacaaatgagtctgattttatacaggttcatgaattgatgtgcaaagctgctaatatgcaacagaatgggcaaccagtagctgtgtatttcactaagctgaagaatgtatgggctgaaattgatcagaagcgtccttgcaagatcaagaatcaggaagatcttgtgtggtaccagaaagagaaggagctagaacgggttcatgtgttcttgagaggacttgatgagaagcatagtagtgccaagggagaattgctcagaatgccagaccctcctagtttgaacacagcttttatatacatccgcaaggatgagtctcaacaggaaagtgtcaaacatgcacaggttgaagtatctagcctagccatttaGGCCAAGTCACTGGCCcctttccttcagcagcagAATTCAGCCCCtcttcatcagcaaggtttcccacaaggcttcaccaatCACGctcgtcctcaatgttcttattgcaacgaccttgggcatgttcgagagacttgttggaagttgaacccccACCTGAAACCgaaaaagcaaggttatcgtcctaaggcgaaagcagctgctgttcaattagtccaagaaccagatttctatggcgtagctggccaagatcatcatgcagcaggtggagctactcctacagcctctatagctggtcga
This portion of the Rosa chinensis cultivar Old Blush chromosome 1, RchiOBHm-V2, whole genome shotgun sequence genome encodes:
- the LOC112196591 gene encoding metacaspase-1, whose protein sequence is MYSNMLVNCSNCHTPLQLPSGAQSIRCALCQAVTLIADPRSLHSLPSSHALPPPSPYGHAPPPPPSPYNQAPPGPPPSVHGRKKAVICGISYKYSRHELKGCINDAKCMRYLLINKFKFPDESIVMLTEEETHPAKIPNKYNIRMALHWLVQGCQPGDSLVFHYSGHGSRQRAYHDDEVDGYDETLCPLDFETQGMIVDDEINATIVKPLPHGVKLHAIIDSCHSGTVLDLPFLCRMDRGGKYVWEDHRPRSGMWKGTSGGEAISISGCDDDQTSADTSALSKITSTGAMTFCFIQAIERGQAATYGSILNSMRNTIRSTGSSGGGGGSAAASLLGGSGGAVTSLVSMLLTGGSVGGSGGLRQEPQLTACEPFDVYTKPFVL
- the LOC112166007 gene encoding F-box/kelch-repeat protein At3g23880, with amino-acid sequence MDSSCDYLLVQTGSAKSLFCAKTFVKYMDLDLPSCEMYLGFNDFFVYGSCNGLLCICANHAYGPLNSSMYMWNPSNRKIKRLPQGLYQNVGINVSLGFGFHRQKNDYKVVKIVHGEIMYKVEVYSLRLNSWRELGAVLPIWSYSTYLNKSAIHVNGVVYWMVKEKNSARSFILSFDMDNEVFQKMELPEKLVGGIGSVSIQVFEKSLSLIHLREDEDNLVRHVSYCDIWVMGLETWKMIRTILLPQVRLYPAYGRMAWPLSFTTDGVYIVRLDEKEFQTLVLFDPISQEAEAITRVKPGFYGYITYIYMEVHAYKETLILLD